In one Molothrus ater isolate BHLD 08-10-18 breed brown headed cowbird chromosome 6, BPBGC_Mater_1.1, whole genome shotgun sequence genomic region, the following are encoded:
- the MRPL23 gene encoding 39S ribosomal protein L23, mitochondrial, translated as MAAGARRAVYPLFQRGGPQLRIFRPNFFMVAVRPGVPQPEDTVQFRVSMEMTKLDIRNYLERIYNVPVAAVRTRIQYGANNKRNHRNQRVKKPDYKVAYVQLGQGQTFQFPNLFPEKEQDTETRSFDDYRDKYMEKEKQKEEGDPRRGGVPDWFGL; from the exons ATGGCGGCGGGCGCCAGGAGGGCCGT GTACCCGCTGTTCCAGAGGGGCGGCCCGCAGCTGCGGATCTTCCGTCCCAACTTCTTCATGGTGGCCGTGCGGCCCGGCGTGCCCCAGCCCGAGGACACGGTGCAGTTCCGCGTCTCCATGGA AATGACAAAATTGGATATCAGGAATTACCTTGAAAGAATATACAATGTGCCAGTAGCTGCTGTGAGGACCAGGATACAGTATG GTGCAAACAACAAGAGGAATCACAGGAATCAGAGAGTGAAGAAGCCAGATTACAAGGTCGCCTATGTACAGCTG gGCCAAGGACAAACCTTTCAGTTTCCCAACCTATTTCCAGAGAAAGAACAAGACACAGAAACTCGCTCTTTCGATGACTACAGGGATAAATATAtggagaaagagaagcagaaggaggagGGTGACCCCAGACGAGGTGGAGTCCCTGATTGGTTTGGACTTTGA